One window of uncultured Methanoregula sp. genomic DNA carries:
- a CDS encoding NAD-dependent epimerase/dehydratase family protein, with product MFDVVTGGAGFIGSHLVDTLVAQGNEVLVIDSLCAGRRETIARHIDDNKVRFMKKDLLGDGWQDSIEGADRLFHLAADPDVRQSAVNPDPTMQNNVMATYRVLEAMRLHNVPELVFTSTSTVYGDATIIPTPENYTPLEPISIYGASKLACEALISAYCHSFGMKAWIFRFANIIGERSGHGVITDFIRKLEENPKELEILGDGKQTKSYLEIHECIAAMLYATGKARGTVNTFNIGSEDWIDVKSIAEIVTEEMHLPDTTFRFTGGDRGWVGDVPKMQLSIEKIKGLRWKPQTGSRESVRIAVRDLLANR from the coding sequence ATGTTTGATGTGGTGACAGGCGGGGCCGGATTCATCGGCTCCCATCTGGTGGACACGCTCGTTGCACAGGGCAACGAGGTTCTTGTGATCGATTCCCTCTGTGCCGGGCGCAGGGAGACGATTGCCCGGCATATCGATGACAATAAAGTACGATTCATGAAAAAAGACCTGCTTGGCGATGGCTGGCAGGATTCGATCGAGGGAGCGGACCGGTTATTCCACCTCGCAGCAGACCCCGATGTGCGGCAGAGTGCGGTCAACCCCGATCCAACCATGCAGAACAACGTTATGGCCACCTACCGGGTACTCGAAGCCATGCGCCTGCACAATGTCCCCGAACTGGTGTTCACTTCCACGTCAACGGTTTATGGCGATGCGACAATCATTCCCACTCCTGAGAACTATACCCCGCTCGAACCTATCTCGATTTATGGGGCAAGCAAACTTGCCTGCGAGGCATTGATCTCCGCGTACTGCCACTCGTTTGGCATGAAAGCCTGGATATTCCGATTCGCCAATATCATTGGGGAACGAAGCGGTCACGGTGTTATCACCGACTTCATCCGGAAACTTGAGGAAAATCCCAAGGAGCTTGAAATCCTTGGGGATGGGAAGCAGACAAAGTCCTATCTCGAAATTCATGAATGCATTGCGGCCATGCTCTATGCTACGGGAAAGGCCCGGGGTACGGTCAACACGTTTAATATCGGCTCCGAGGACTGGATCGATGTGAAGAGCATCGCAGAGATCGTGACTGAAGAGATGCACCTTCCCGATACAACGTTCCGGTTCACCGGTGGCGACCGCGGCTGGGTCGGCGATGTGCCGAAGATGCAACTCTCTATCGAGAAGATCAAGGGACTCCGGTGGAAACCGCAGACCGGGTCCCGTGAGAGTGTCCGGATCGCGGTCCGGGACCTGCTTGCCAACCGGTGA
- the ruvB gene encoding Holliday junction branch migration DNA helicase RuvB, translated as MSERIISPNPVPDESDDLTIRPARLEEFVGQVQVKDALKIAIEAAQKRGESLDHILFSGPPGLGKTTLAHIIAREMGADIRATTGPVLEKPGDIAALLTPLKAGDILFIDEIHRINPVVEEVLYPAMEDFFIDVMIGEGPSARSIKLNLEHFTLIGATTKQGLLGAPFRDRFGIISRLDLYSPEELVRIVTRSASILKIPITPDGAEEIARRSRGTPRIVNRLLRRVRDYATVKGDGTITREITANALRMMQIDELGLDELDRRIISVIANDFDGGPVGVKTIAISVGEEVRTIEDVYEPFLIQIGFVKRTPQGREVTPAAKKHLNNPQKTLL; from the coding sequence ATGTCAGAACGGATTATTTCCCCGAACCCTGTCCCGGACGAAAGCGATGATCTCACGATCCGGCCGGCACGGCTTGAGGAATTTGTCGGGCAGGTCCAGGTCAAGGATGCGCTGAAGATTGCAATCGAGGCAGCACAAAAGCGCGGTGAATCTCTGGATCACATCCTCTTTTCGGGACCACCGGGCCTTGGCAAAACCACGCTTGCGCATATCATTGCCCGCGAGATGGGGGCCGATATCCGGGCTACGACCGGCCCGGTACTGGAGAAACCCGGGGATATCGCAGCGCTCCTGACCCCGTTAAAAGCCGGGGATATTCTTTTTATCGATGAGATCCACCGGATAAATCCCGTTGTCGAGGAAGTACTGTATCCCGCTATGGAGGATTTTTTTATTGACGTGATGATCGGAGAGGGCCCGAGTGCCCGGTCGATTAAGCTCAACCTCGAACATTTCACGCTTATCGGGGCCACCACAAAACAGGGCCTTCTCGGTGCACCGTTCCGGGACCGGTTTGGCATTATCTCGCGGCTTGACCTCTATTCCCCGGAAGAGCTTGTCAGGATCGTGACCCGGAGCGCATCTATCCTGAAGATCCCGATCACTCCTGACGGGGCGGAGGAGATTGCCCGGCGCAGCCGGGGTACCCCCCGGATCGTTAACCGGCTGCTCCGCAGGGTCAGGGATTACGCGACCGTGAAAGGAGACGGGACCATCACCCGGGAGATCACCGCAAACGCACTACGGATGATGCAGATCGATGAACTTGGCCTGGACGAACTGGACCGGCGCATCATTTCAGTAATTGCAAACGATTTCGATGGCGGGCCGGTCGGGGTGAAGACCATTGCCATCTCGGTAGGGGAGGAGGTACGGACCATCGAAGATGTGTACGAGCCGTTCCTGATCCAGATCGGTTTTGTCAAGCGCACTCCGCAGGGGCGGGAAGTTACGCCTGCCGCAAAAAAACATCTCAACAATCCGCAGAAAACGCTGCTTTAA
- the ruvC gene encoding crossover junction endodeoxyribonuclease RuvC — protein MTYIRSGVACTMIVIGIDPGLARLGYGVISSENGKIRPVAYGCIETSGKNARASERLLQISDAVEALFEKYSPAHLSIEKLFFTNNITSAMSVSEVRGVVLLAAERRKISIAEYTPNQIKQAITGSGRADKRQMQEMIMRLLHLEEIPQPDDAADALSIALCHIHILR, from the coding sequence ATGACCTATATCAGATCCGGAGTTGCCTGTACCATGATCGTGATCGGCATAGACCCCGGGCTGGCGCGGCTGGGATATGGTGTTATCAGCAGTGAAAACGGGAAGATCCGGCCGGTCGCGTACGGATGTATCGAAACTTCAGGCAAGAATGCCCGTGCCTCTGAACGTCTCCTGCAGATTTCCGATGCAGTGGAAGCCCTCTTCGAGAAATACTCTCCCGCTCACCTTTCTATCGAGAAACTGTTCTTTACTAACAATATCACCTCGGCCATGAGCGTCAGCGAGGTGAGGGGTGTTGTTCTTCTGGCAGCAGAACGCAGGAAGATCTCAATTGCGGAATATACGCCGAACCAGATCAAGCAGGCGATCACCGGTTCCGGGCGTGCCGACAAACGCCAGATGCAGGAGATGATTATGCGTCTTCTCCATCTCGAAGAGATCCCCCAACCCGATGACGCAGCGGATGCACTTTCGATTGCCTTATGTCATATCCATATCCTGAGGTAG
- the ruvA gene encoding Holliday junction branch migration protein RuvA, producing the protein MIAQLRGDVVQAGDRWVVIDVHGIGYQVQVTQPALVVLSHSQENVTLYTHMVVREDAITLFGFLHKSELEMFRILIGVTGIGPQTAMNLLSQIGIEEFAIAILNEDEKALTRISGIGAKSAKRLILELRDKMKSVSRALASGETGRISPVVNDAISALISLGFAEKESRDAVMKASPGAKSSSVQDLIKAALTQLKER; encoded by the coding sequence ATGATTGCACAGCTGCGGGGCGACGTGGTCCAGGCAGGAGACCGCTGGGTAGTAATCGACGTCCATGGGATCGGCTACCAGGTCCAGGTGACCCAGCCGGCCCTCGTGGTCCTCTCCCATTCGCAGGAGAATGTCACGCTTTATACCCATATGGTGGTCCGGGAGGATGCCATCACGCTGTTTGGGTTCCTGCACAAGAGCGAACTTGAGATGTTCCGGATCCTGATCGGGGTCACTGGTATCGGCCCCCAGACTGCCATGAACCTCCTCTCCCAGATCGGGATTGAGGAGTTCGCAATCGCGATCCTCAATGAGGATGAGAAAGCCCTGACCCGGATATCCGGGATCGGGGCCAAGAGTGCCAAACGGCTGATCCTTGAACTGCGGGACAAGATGAAGAGCGTAAGCAGGGCACTTGCTTCCGGTGAGACAGGTCGAATCAGTCCCGTGGTCAACGATGCGATCAGCGCCCTGATCTCGCTGGGGTTTGCCGAAAAAGAATCGCGGGATGCGGTCATGAAGGCATCTCCCGGTGCAAAATCATCCTCTGTGCAGGATCTCATCAAAGCGGCTCTCACCCAGCTCAAGGAACGGTAA
- a CDS encoding DUF5803 family protein, which yields MRTPDRDQRRSALAALCAALVILLMAIPPAGALSADYQIFPNGTAYRAAIDITDAARYEFAETGFMGENVPVTVGDVNISGNCSPCEYNWSRSWGGVSAITFPRGNYTVSYIAPLKNNDIQATFEKPYQVNVTIPKEFDIQNPLLAGISSGANVTRYPDNSTSVKWNKSYSFDLRFYSKSQEELLYIFLQFLGIIAVVLLLPFVISMKRKE from the coding sequence ATGCGAACCCCCGACAGAGATCAACGCAGATCTGCCCTCGCTGCTCTCTGCGCTGCACTTGTAATCCTGCTGATGGCAATCCCCCCTGCGGGTGCGTTATCGGCAGATTACCAGATTTTCCCCAACGGTACTGCATACCGGGCAGCTATAGATATCACCGACGCTGCCCGTTACGAGTTTGCCGAGACAGGGTTCATGGGAGAGAACGTTCCGGTTACCGTAGGGGATGTTAATATTTCCGGGAACTGCTCTCCCTGCGAGTACAACTGGAGCAGGTCGTGGGGCGGGGTTTCGGCAATCACCTTTCCCAGGGGAAATTATACGGTCAGCTATATCGCGCCCCTGAAAAATAACGATATCCAGGCCACGTTTGAAAAACCATACCAGGTCAACGTGACAATTCCCAAAGAATTTGACATCCAAAACCCGCTGCTTGCCGGTATCAGCTCGGGTGCAAATGTTACCCGGTATCCCGATAATTCAACATCGGTCAAGTGGAACAAATCGTATTCATTTGACCTGCGGTTCTATTCGAAAAGCCAGGAGGAACTTTTGTACATTTTCCTGCAGTTCCTGGGAATAATAGCCGTTGTACTCCTGCTGCCATTTGTCATCAGCATGAAAAGAAAAGAATGA
- a CDS encoding ORC1-type DNA replication protein — protein MKKNLLMWDETLFRDPEVLEIDYLPEQFEFRDSQMRELAFQIKPGLRGGRPLNTVCKGLPGTGKTTSIKKLFHEIEETTKKLVPVYINCQIDNTKFAIVSQIYRKLVGHLPPSSGTSFKQVFDAVARILVKEEIVLLVALDDANYLLYENEINKVLYTLLRSHETYEGTRIGVIVIISDMDVDLSRAVDARVASVFRPTEIYFPPYADAEVREIMKARVMQGLFTGVLSDNLLDLVVEQTLKSGDLRVGIDLLKRATLSAERAARRSIEREDICGAYEISKYLHLNYTVKTLKDEERQILRFLAERSIRDHEMNAGDVYKAVKESVSIGYTRFYEIVKKMDAVRLVNLQYREGKGRTRIITLRYDPEKVLEYLL, from the coding sequence ATGAAGAAGAACCTGCTGATGTGGGATGAGACCCTCTTCCGTGACCCCGAGGTCCTTGAGATCGACTACCTGCCCGAGCAGTTCGAGTTCCGCGACAGCCAGATGCGGGAACTGGCGTTCCAGATAAAGCCCGGGCTTCGTGGGGGCAGGCCGCTCAATACCGTTTGCAAGGGATTGCCCGGAACGGGAAAGACCACAAGTATCAAAAAGCTCTTCCATGAGATCGAGGAGACCACAAAGAAGCTCGTCCCGGTTTACATCAACTGCCAGATCGACAATACCAAGTTTGCCATAGTTTCCCAGATTTACCGGAAACTTGTCGGCCACCTTCCGCCTTCATCGGGGACCTCCTTCAAGCAGGTCTTCGACGCAGTTGCCCGTATCCTTGTCAAAGAAGAGATCGTACTGCTGGTCGCCCTTGACGATGCCAACTATCTCCTCTACGAGAATGAGATCAACAAAGTCCTTTATACCCTGCTCCGCTCCCATGAAACCTATGAAGGGACACGGATCGGTGTGATCGTCATCATCAGCGACATGGATGTTGACTTGTCCCGGGCGGTGGATGCACGGGTCGCATCTGTGTTCCGCCCCACGGAGATTTACTTCCCGCCCTATGCAGATGCCGAAGTGCGCGAGATCATGAAAGCCCGCGTCATGCAGGGGCTCTTTACCGGTGTGTTATCGGACAATCTTCTTGATCTTGTGGTGGAGCAGACCCTGAAAAGCGGCGATCTCCGGGTAGGAATCGATCTTCTCAAGCGTGCAACGCTGTCTGCAGAAAGGGCAGCCCGGCGCAGTATTGAGCGGGAGGATATCTGCGGGGCGTATGAGATCTCAAAATACCTCCACCTGAATTATACCGTGAAGACCCTCAAAGACGAGGAGAGACAAATCCTCCGGTTCCTTGCCGAACGGAGCATCAGGGATCACGAGATGAATGCCGGGGATGTTTACAAGGCCGTCAAGGAATCGGTTTCCATTGGATACACCCGGTTCTACGAGATCGTGAAAAAGATGGACGCGGTGAGGCTAGTGAACCTCCAGTACAGGGAAGGTAAAGGGCGGACACGGATCATCACGCTTCGTTATGACCCGGAGAAAGTTCTCGAATACCTTTTATAA
- a CDS encoding cofactor-independent phosphoglycerate mutase — MKYIVVLGDGMADEPLAELGGKTPLESAKTPNMDRLAREGICGMLRTIPDGFEAGSDIANMSVLGYAPEEYYTGRGPLEALSMGVDLGPGDVAYRCNLVTIAENTMEDFSAGHISSEEGKALFDSLQPELPEVMVRAGVSYRNLLVVPGGKGAASTPPHDIVGQGISPFLPKGGDADLLLHCMSVSRNVFDNHPVNIARANAGKRPATRIWPWSGGHKPAFPPFEKKYGKKGGMISAVDLLNGIGCCAGMEIIRVPGATGYLDTDYGAKARYALDAIRHLDFVYLHIEAPDEAGHLGSIEEKVRAIENVDGVVGTILEEFDGVVAVLPDHPTPICIKTHSRDPVPFAVRGKGTDVTVQFSEKEARSGSAGMKNAVDFLDYLFS, encoded by the coding sequence ATGAAATATATCGTTGTTCTCGGTGACGGCATGGCGGATGAGCCGCTCGCAGAGCTTGGCGGAAAAACCCCGCTCGAATCTGCAAAAACGCCGAATATGGACCGGCTCGCCCGTGAGGGGATCTGCGGGATGCTCAGGACCATCCCTGACGGGTTCGAGGCAGGCAGCGATATCGCCAACATGTCCGTCCTCGGGTATGCCCCTGAGGAGTACTATACCGGCCGCGGCCCGCTCGAAGCCCTGAGCATGGGGGTTGACCTTGGACCGGGTGACGTGGCGTACCGCTGCAACCTTGTCACCATTGCGGAGAACACCATGGAGGATTTCTCGGCGGGACACATATCGAGCGAAGAGGGTAAGGCACTCTTCGATTCGCTCCAGCCGGAACTCCCTGAGGTTATGGTACGGGCCGGGGTCAGTTACCGAAACCTGCTCGTGGTTCCCGGTGGCAAAGGTGCCGCTTCCACTCCCCCGCATGATATTGTCGGCCAGGGGATCTCACCGTTCCTGCCCAAAGGTGGCGATGCCGACCTTCTTCTCCATTGCATGAGTGTGAGCCGGAATGTTTTCGATAACCACCCGGTAAATATTGCGCGGGCAAATGCCGGGAAACGCCCGGCAACCCGGATCTGGCCGTGGAGTGGTGGTCACAAGCCGGCGTTCCCGCCATTCGAGAAGAAATACGGGAAGAAAGGCGGGATGATCTCGGCAGTGGATCTCCTCAACGGGATTGGCTGCTGTGCGGGAATGGAGATCATCCGGGTTCCCGGGGCAACCGGCTACCTCGACACGGATTATGGTGCGAAAGCCCGCTATGCCCTCGACGCAATCCGGCATCTCGATTTCGTCTATCTCCACATCGAGGCCCCGGATGAGGCCGGGCATCTGGGAAGTATCGAAGAGAAAGTCAGGGCGATTGAGAACGTGGATGGGGTTGTCGGGACGATCCTTGAGGAGTTCGATGGCGTTGTTGCCGTGCTCCCCGATCATCCCACGCCTATTTGTATAAAGACTCATTCCCGTGACCCGGTTCCCTTTGCGGTCAGGGGAAAAGGCACGGATGTGACCGTTCAGTTCTCGGAGAAAGAGGCCCGGTCGGGAAGTGCAGGAATGAAAAACGCGGTGGATTTCCTGGATTACCTCTTCTCGTGA
- the mch gene encoding methenyltetrahydromethanopterin cyclohydrolase, with protein MLSVNELALEIFDNLADLAEEFNCAYHELDNGARIVDCGVSVRGGYAAGRAFTEICMGGLGEVNFRMGQIKDFPMPFIDVNTDFPSIACLGAQKAGWTVKVGNFFAMGSGPARALSLKPKHTFEVIEYEDDYDCAVICLESDHLPNAEVMEKIAEECHIDVANVCAVVAPTSSMVGSIQVSGRCVETAIYKLNELGFDTKKIIAAIGTAPIPPVRGPKLAMGVTNDATIYHGRINLTMKAPEIKDYLDRIPSNKSKGYGKPFNDIFKEAGYDFYKIDTSLFSPAEVIINELSTGSVYHVGAVNTDVTLKSFGLQ; from the coding sequence ATGTTAAGTGTTAACGAACTGGCACTGGAAATTTTTGATAATCTGGCAGATTTGGCAGAGGAATTCAACTGCGCCTACCATGAACTGGATAATGGTGCACGCATCGTCGATTGTGGTGTAAGTGTCCGGGGCGGCTACGCAGCAGGCCGGGCATTTACCGAGATCTGCATGGGCGGCCTTGGGGAAGTAAACTTCCGGATGGGGCAGATCAAGGATTTCCCGATGCCATTCATCGATGTCAATACTGATTTCCCGTCGATTGCTTGCCTTGGTGCGCAGAAGGCGGGCTGGACCGTCAAGGTCGGCAACTTCTTTGCAATGGGCAGCGGCCCTGCCCGGGCACTCTCCTTAAAGCCGAAGCACACCTTTGAAGTCATTGAATATGAGGATGACTACGACTGTGCAGTCATCTGTCTTGAGAGCGACCACCTTCCCAATGCCGAAGTCATGGAGAAAATTGCAGAGGAATGCCACATTGATGTGGCCAATGTCTGCGCTGTCGTCGCTCCGACCTCCTCCATGGTCGGGTCCATCCAGGTGTCCGGCCGCTGTGTCGAGACCGCGATCTACAAGCTCAACGAGCTCGGGTTTGACACCAAGAAAATCATCGCCGCTATCGGCACTGCACCCATCCCGCCGGTCAGGGGTCCAAAGCTCGCCATGGGCGTGACAAACGACGCCACCATCTACCACGGGCGGATCAACCTTACCATGAAGGCACCCGAGATCAAGGACTACCTCGACAGGATCCCGAGCAACAAGTCCAAGGGATACGGCAAGCCGTTCAACGACATCTTCAAGGAAGCAGGGTACGATTTCTATAAGATCGATACGTCCCTCTTCTCTCCCGCAGAAGTTATCATCAACGAACTTTCAACGGGATCGGTCTACCATGTCGGTGCAGTCAATACCGATGTGACCCTGAAGTCCTTCGGGCTTCAGTAA